One Methanocalculus alkaliphilus genomic region harbors:
- a CDS encoding PEGA domain-containing protein has translation MHRTGIAVLLIAVLLLPNAGAMEAVIGETVTLAGSAAGADTIYLFMTGPNLDPGGVPLHDPSLSAAAGQFTTVRVSSEGRWEYSWSTAGLGIDAGSYSVFAVTEPRDRRNLQGATYTILPVRLSQGSITLREERGSLQVTIAPYGARVEIDSDYRGETPLGISLPPGGYHLVVTHDGYEPFIMDISVYDDRTTSIVTNLTPIMTPEPPETTAPPATEAAGWWVAVAGAGLLIGYRLRR, from the coding sequence ATGCACAGAACAGGAATCGCAGTACTCCTCATCGCCGTTCTCCTGCTCCCAAACGCAGGGGCCATGGAAGCGGTGATAGGTGAGACGGTTACCCTCGCCGGATCAGCAGCAGGGGCAGATACGATCTATCTCTTCATGACCGGCCCAAACCTCGATCCGGGCGGGGTTCCACTCCATGATCCATCACTATCTGCCGCAGCAGGGCAGTTTACGACAGTCCGCGTCTCCTCTGAAGGAAGATGGGAGTACTCCTGGAGCACCGCAGGACTGGGGATTGATGCAGGTTCCTATTCTGTCTTCGCCGTCACCGAGCCACGGGATCGGAGAAATCTTCAGGGTGCAACCTATACGATACTCCCGGTGAGACTCAGCCAGGGGAGCATCACTCTCCGTGAAGAGCGGGGCTCTCTCCAGGTGACAATCGCTCCATACGGTGCACGGGTGGAGATCGACTCCGACTATCGGGGAGAGACACCACTCGGGATATCACTGCCTCCGGGAGGGTATCATCTGGTGGTCACCCATGACGGATACGAACCCTTCATCATGGATATTTCGGTCTATGACGACAGGACGACATCCATTGTAACCAATCTTACACCAATTATGACCCCGGAGCCACCGGAGACGACCGCCCCACCGGCAACCGAGGCGGCAGGATGGTGGGTTGCAGTCGCGGGGGCCGGCCTCCTCATCGGATACAGGCTGAGACGTTAG
- a CDS encoding chemotaxis protein CheW — protein sequence MDGYIEIVDFELGGEHYALDIHLVREIVEMKPITEIPRTPPYIKGIMNLRGEITTILSLNELLSVPEKTDGDRKIIVLVPETSQGTNVGMIVDDVHSVMHVPESDIDLSKEGYGDEVTDYLRGIIRIRRDGVGEEDEQTSLILWLDMKRLLENFFADAARA from the coding sequence ATGGATGGATATATCGAGATTGTTGACTTTGAACTTGGCGGAGAACATTATGCACTTGATATCCATCTCGTTCGTGAGATCGTCGAGATGAAGCCGATCACGGAGATCCCACGGACACCGCCGTATATCAAAGGGATCATGAACCTCAGGGGTGAGATAACGACGATCCTCTCCTTAAATGAGCTTCTCTCGGTTCCTGAAAAGACAGACGGGGATCGGAAGATCATCGTCCTCGTCCCCGAGACGTCGCAGGGAACCAATGTCGGGATGATCGTCGATGATGTTCATTCGGTGATGCATGTTCCGGAGTCTGACATCGATCTCTCAAAGGAAGGGTACGGCGATGAGGTGACTGATTATCTCCGGGGCATCATCAGGATCAGGCGGGATGGCGTGGGCGAGGAGGATGAGCAGACCAGCCTCATCCTCTGGCTTGATATGAAGCGCCTCCTTGAGAACTTCTTTGCCGATGCTGCCCGCGCCTAA